The nucleotide window GATACTTATTCGCCACGCATAATTCGGAGGACATAAATGGCACTCAAAAAATGCCGTGAGTGTGGCGCAGAAGTCAGCGAACAAGCAAAGGTCTGCCCGAAGTGTGGCATTCAAAACCCAGTAAAACGCACGTCGCTACCGGCAAAAATAGCCTTAGTGTTTCTGGCCGTTGTCGTGGTGGGAAGTGTGCTCCCCCGCCTGTCGGGTCACGGCGGCGACAGCTCACCAACAAAAACAACTTCTGCGGCGACAAATGCTGTCCCCGCTAGCGCGGCATCTACGTCAATGCAGGGTGCGCAGGATACATCGGCCAGCGTTACTGCCACCGACGCCCCAGTAAGCGTCAGCACTCCCATTTCCCTCGCGAACTGGCATTACGAGCAGCGTGAGGATGAAATGCAAAAGGGGATGAATAAGTTCGCAGCCGTGAGCAGCACAAATGAACTGACATTCGGTTTCCCCTATAGCGGTGCACAACACGCACAGCTTGCCCTTCGTAAGCATGTTCGGTACGGGAAAGACGTCATGCTTCAAATCGAACGTGGCCAATTCCTATGTCACATTCGCTCTTGCACCGTAACTGTCCGATTTGACGATGGAAACGGACAAAAATTTACTGCAACCGGGCCGTCTGACAATAGTTCAACCGTCTTATTTATTGAACC belongs to Paraburkholderia flagellata and includes:
- a CDS encoding zinc ribbon domain-containing protein — translated: MALKKCRECGAEVSEQAKVCPKCGIQNPVKRTSLPAKIALVFLAVVVVGSVLPRLSGHGGDSSPTKTTSAATNAVPASAASTSMQGAQDTSASVTATDAPVSVSTPISLANWHYEQREDEMQKGMNKFAAVSSTNELTFGFPYSGAQHAQLALRKHVRYGKDVMLQIERGQFLCHIRSCTVTVRFDDGNGQKFTATGPSDNSSTVLFIEPFNKFYAAMVKAKRVRIEATFFHEGDRTMDFDVSDFDPKQF